atttattagaaaataaaatttgttgtaTTGTGAATATTCTAAGCTTCATTAGTCCTAACTTGGGAGATTCTTGTATAtagtttccaaaaaaataatcatgaatttctttttatcaaCGTATCaatgaaatataaaaagtaaaaaaaataaaaaaaaaaaactcaaaaaaaataagcattCGTGCTGGTCAATGCATAAGTCATTGTTCTAAAGGGTCTAACTGAAAACATAAATTGCGAACTAACTAACAAAATCTACTTTTTAACATGATGTTCAAGGTTCAACTTGGAGGGCTCCACGAAAAATCCAGAGGCCTTTGCGCATAGTACTGGAGGCTCAGATCCATTCAATCGCAGTAATTCTCCAGAGGTCCAGCATTTCCTCCCTTCGACTTTCGTGGTTTTCGTGACAATCTTATACAGATGAGAACATAAAGCGGGTGCCACATATGTAGTATCTAATTGAACAGTTACGCCCATTTTAGAAGGGAAATTAGGAAACACGCCAAATGCCAAGGCTTCATCCAACATAGTGGTGATGAACCCTCCATGAAcgatatttttatatccACACAGATCTGATGTGGGATGAAAATAAACCACAGAACCTTTACCCGACTTTTCGATAAAATAGTATGGGCAAAAGGTAAGAGCATTGTGTCGTACTAAGTTTGCGATATATGATTTATTATCCTCGCCTTTATAAGGCTGCATAGAGATATATTCATCATTTGACTTCAACTCTTGGAATTCAGGGAGTGCTACTAACTTGGTTTCGGgcattttgtttaaaagcGACAAAGATGCAATTGTGCGaaaaaagtcaaatttCGTTTATTATAACACAGAAGGAGTAGTCAAGTTTCCTTTTGAGTATCCCAGCAGTGCTGACTTGTCTAACTATGTAGTGCTATGCGATAAGTCAGACTATCAATATATCTTAAGATTCAGAACCATTTCGGTGCTAAGCTCGGGAGAACAGATTTGCCGTTTCCGATTTGCCCAACAGCGCcattttgtttctttctAAAAATGGCACTGGTCTACACACTAATAATATAGGTTAACTAAACTATCTATTCAAGAAACTATGGTATTAGTAAAATACCATTAAGATGCCtacccaaaaaaaaaaaaaaaaaaaaaaaaaatagagcACATTACTCACAACGCCttaaatttgtattttttatatttaaaaagagtaagaaaacttgaaaagaaatatatcCATTATTACAGGTTATAATATAGTATCAAAACTGCATTACTAAATGGACTAGTTTTATAATTAAGTATACCGTTTTTATAACAATACTTTTGGAGATCAGTCTTCTGCTCTCTCATATCGTTTGTCCTTGTAAGCTTAAGAATAaagtataaattttttccgTCCATACAACTGCCAacgatttttaaatatctATCATTTTGTGATTTTATTAGCATACATGTATTAACAAGTTCACGCTATTACGCCCTATTTAAGTCTTTGTTGAGTTGTGCTATATGCGGTATCTGTATGTGGTTTATAATGTACAAAACtattgaaattgatgattttAAGACTCAGATTTTATGAAGGGTTTACTCTAATTTGATACCTTAATAGTGTAtttgaatttcaattttgaaacaaaggattacttttttgaaaactcaCTATCCTAAATTGTTATTAAAGGATCTGTAACAATACCAGAGCAAACCTCCAACCTTgaagttttattttgtcgAATATATATACTATGCATATAACTATATCTTAATTGTGTTTGATGTTCAGTAATTTCCAAAACACCTTTAAATTATTGTATTGGTATTTGGATTTTGCCAAAGTTGCCGAGTATTATACAAATAATAGTATATAGCAATAGAATATTGTAATTATtactaaaataaataaagaaattgaagctAATTGGGTATTGTAAAACATTTCTCAAAtcgtaaaaataatttggaGGATAAAAGACACAGACAGATTCAATGATGAGtctaaaaaaatgggaataaaattgaaaagccAAGCCGTCTTCATGAATTCAATCATAAGCATTGGAATATTTCGTTATAATCGTCAGTATGTCATGTCCGCAGTGAAACAGCTTTCTTAgttaaattgaaaagtagTGATTAAGAGATAAgttagataaaaaaatataaagtaaaatagttagatgaatgaaatacatatattttgCTTCGAAATCGATGCAGCAGATGTACATAAAACTTAATCATTGATAGCGCGTTTAAATCGCATCAGGATCGAAGGGCTGTAAAcattgaaatataaaattataatttctGTACTAGTAAGAGtaatacttttaaaatgaaGATTGCTCCATCTCGAAATTTCCCGTAAACAGCTATACATACAAGCGAAGATTATTCATTCAAATgtagcgtagtgtagtgtTTGCAAATATCCAATTAATTCCATAACAAGCGCAAAAGGACTATAACGGAAAAGGGAAACCAATTACACTAAGTCAGTTGCATTATTGGTTCAGTTACAAAAGCCCAGGACAAGCGGATGCTGTCGTGTCATATTCAATTTAACATCTCAAAATCACGCTTGtctcttctcttttctttttacagGAATTACACTATAATTCATAGTCCATATCGTCTCTTATTATTAGAGGGTTAATTTTACGCATTTTTTGTTCTCAAGTTTATCTCGtttc
This region of Schizosaccharomyces pombe strain 972h- genome assembly, chromosome: II genomic DNA includes:
- the the4 gene encoding acyl-coenzyme A thioesterase The4 → MPETKLVALPEFQELKSNDEYISMQPYKGEDNKSYIANLVRHNALTFCPYYFIEKSGKGSVVYFHPTSDLCGYKNIVHGGFITTMLDEALAFGVFPNFPSKMGVTVQLDTTYVAPALCSHLYKIVTKTTKVEGRKCWTSGELLRLNGSEPPVLCAKASGFFVEPSKLNLEHHVKK